In one window of Lampris incognitus isolate fLamInc1 chromosome 3, fLamInc1.hap2, whole genome shotgun sequence DNA:
- the myf5 gene encoding LOW QUALITY PROTEIN: myogenic factor 5 (The sequence of the model RefSeq protein was modified relative to this genomic sequence to represent the inferred CDS: deleted 1 base in 1 codon) produces MWALGSGLGAYKGGPWQQPPHITQRSPFSHPIHTMDVFSSSQVYYDRACTSSPDSLEFGPSGELTGSEEDEHVRVPGAPHQPGHCLQWACKACKRKSSTVDRRRAATMRERRRLKKVNHAFEALRRCTSANPSQRLPKVEILRNAIQYIESLQELLREQVENYYALPGESGSEPGSPSSSCSDSMADCNSPVWPQLSANYNNYCYAKNERSTEKEAGASSLECLSSIVDRLSSTEAGGPGALRDMAAFSPCSSDSQPCTPESPGSRPVYHVL; encoded by the exons ATGTGGGCCTTGGGCTCTGGCCTCGGGGCATATAAGGGGGGC CCATGGCAACAGCCCCCTCATATCACTCAGAGGTCTCCTTTCTCTCACCCCATT CACACCATGGATGTCTTCTCGTCGTCCCAGGTCTACTACGACAGAGCGTGCACCTCCTCTCCAGACAGCCTTGAGTTTGGCCCCAGCGGGGAGCTCACCGGCTCCGAGGAGGATGAGCATGTCAGGGTTCCAGGAGCCCCTCACCAGCCCGGACACTGCCTCCAATGGGCCTGCAAGGCCTGCAAACGCAAGTCCAGCACGGTGGACCGCAGGCGGGCCGCCACCATGCGGGAGCGCCGGCGGCTGAAGAAGGTCAACCATGCATTCGAAGCTCTACGGCGCTGCACCTCCGCCAACCCCAGCCAGCGCCTTCCCAAGGTGGAGATCCTGCGCAACGCCATCCAGTACATCGAGAGTCTGCAGGAACTGCTGCGGGAGCAGGTGGAAAACTACTACGCCCTGCCCGGGGAGAGTGGCTCCGAGCCGGGGAGCCCATCGTCCAGCTGCTCAGACAGCATG GCTGACTGCAACAGTCCCGTGTGGCCACAGTTGAGTGCAAACTACAACAACTATTGTTATGCGAAGAATG AGCGCTCTACTGAGAAGGAGGCTGGAGCCAGCAGCCTGGAGTGTCTCTCCAGCATCGTGGACCGTCTGTCCTCCACGGAGGCCGGCGGCCCCGGTGCCCTCAGGGACATGGCCGCTTTCTCCCCCTGCAGCTCGGACTCCCAGCCCTGCACGCCGGAGAGCCCCGGCTCCAGACCCGTCTACCACGTCCtgtga